Proteins co-encoded in one Sebastes umbrosus isolate fSebUmb1 chromosome 20, fSebUmb1.pri, whole genome shotgun sequence genomic window:
- the cog7 gene encoding conserved oligomeric Golgi complex subunit 7, translating to MDFSKFLDDDFDVKDWVNGAFKVVQKDAPGKADTHAATLVMKLQLFIQEVNNSIEESSNQALQNMPRVLRDVEALKQEAFFLKEQMVLVKEDIKKFEQDTVQSMQVLVEIDQVKSRMQLAAEALQEADKWSTLSADIEETFKTQDFAVISSKLTSMQNSLAMLVDTPDYSEKCVHLEALKNRLEALASPQIVATFNSMSMDQAKLFVKVFTEIDRMPQLLAYYYKCHKGQLVSMWQDLSQSELSLNQQLSEFYDTLLSSWHSQLQWSSQVFKNPYEVVTVLLIQTLGAMVPSIPVCLSSAVERAAQEQRLDTLLELHNTTSTFGHSLEAAMLPHLGENNLLKVNELVCALYDPYKPYQLQYGDLEEAHLLIQISAVPLEHGEVIDCVEELSHSVGKLFGLAGAAVDRCVKLTDGLAVCGLLKALKALFTKYVSDFSTTLQSIRKKCKLEDTPSASVFQEDWTAFQNSVRIIATCGELLRQCGAFEQQLSNKILGTAGKYLSESYSPRSLAGIQEASSTERKSATKNPWQEYNYLQRGNMTEYNSLMEVLYSLKEKGTGNSSLLTEPRAALIRLNQQANQLAFDSVFLQIKHQLCLVSKMERQEEPGLGERYTEDLPTFSLSPQEYITNIGQYLMSLPLHLEPFVTQEDPALEMALHAGKLPFPPEQGDDLPELDNTADYWLGSIARATMQTYCDAIMLIPQLSTRSTKQLATDIDYLSNVMDALGLQPSRALQHIVTLLRAKPEDYRQTTKLLPRRLASTIAAVRCIDY from the exons AGAGCAGTAACCAGGCCCTCCAAAATATGCCCAGAGTGCTGCGAGACGTGGAGGCTTTGAAACAGGAAGCCTTCTTCCTCAAGGAGCAAATGGTTCTCGTCAAAGAGGACATCAAGAAGTTTGAGCAAGACACTGTGCAGTCTATGCAG GTCCTGGTGGAGATAGATCAAGTGAAGAGCCGCATGCAGTTGGCAGCTGAAGCTCTGCAGGAGGCAGACAAATGGAGCACACTGAGTGCAGACATTGAGGAGACCTTCAAAACACAG GACTTTGCAGTGATTTCCTCCAAGCTGACCAGCATGCAGAACAGCCTGGCCATGCTGGTGGACACACCAGACTACTCTGAAAAGTGTGTCCACCTGGAGGCTCTGAAGAACAGACTGGAGGCCCTGGCCAGCCCTCAAATAGTAGCAACCTTTAATTCCATGTCTATGG ACCAAGCCAAGCTGTTTGTCAAAGTCTTCACAGAGATAGACAGAATGCCACAGCTCCTTGCCTACTACTACAAGTGTCACAAG GGCCAGTTGGTGAGCATGTGGCAGGATCTCTCTCAGAGTGAGCTCAGTCTGAATCAGCAGCTTTCTGAATTCTACGACACCTTGCTCTCCTCGTGGCACTCTCAACTCCAGTGGAGCAGCCAG GTGTTCAAGAACCCATACGAGGTGGTGACCGTGTTGCTGATCCAAACTCTGGGCGCCATGGTCCCATCCATCCCCGTGTGCTTGAGCTCAGCCGTGGAGCGGGCAGCCCAGGAGCAGCGCCTCGACACGCTGCTCGAACTCCACAACACCACGTCCACCTTCGGACACAGCCTGGAGGCCGCCATGCTGCCGCATCTGG GTGAGAATAATCTGCTGAAGGTGAACGAGCTGGTGTGCGCGCTGTATGACCCCTACAAACCTTATCAGCTACAGTACGGAGATCTGGAGGAAGCTCACCTCCTCATCCAGATCAGTGCTGTACCTTTG GAACACGGAGAGGTCATTGATTGTGTGGAAGAGTTGAGCCACTCTGTTGGCAAGTTGTTTGGCCTGGCCGGCGCTGCCGTGGACCGCTGCGTCAAACTGACTGACGGACTGGCCGTGTGTGGCCTCCTCAAAGCCCTCAAAGCTCTCTTCACCAA GTATGTGTCGGACTTCTCCACAACACTGCAGTCAATCAGGAAGAAGTGTAAACTGGAGGATACGCCGAGTGCATCTGTTTTCCAGGAGGACTGGACGGCCTTCCAGAACTCTGTCag GATTATCGCCACTTGTGGAGAACTGCTCAGACAGTGTGGAGCCTTTGAGCAGCAGCTGTCAAACAA GATCCTGGGCACGGCAGGTAAGTACTTGTCAGAATCGTACAGCCCACGCAGCCTGGCAGGCATCCAGGAGGCCAGctccacagagaggaagagcgcCACCAAGAACCCGTGGCAGGAATACAACTACCTTCAGAGGGGAAATATGACTGAATACAACAGCCTGATGGAAGTCCTCTACTCCCTGAAG GAGAAGGGCACCGGTAACTCCAGCCTGCTAACAGAGCCCAGAGCAGCTCTGATCAGACTCAACCAGCAGGCCAACCAGCTGGCTTTCGACTCCGTCTTCCTGCAAATCAAACACCAGCTCTGCCTCGTATCCAAGATGGAG agacAAGAGGAACCTGGTTTGGGAGAGCGCTACACAGAGGACCTGCCTACTTTCAGCCTGTCTCCACAAGAATACATTACAAAT ATAGGGCAGTACCTGATGTCTCTGCCTCTCCACTTGGAGCCGTTTGTGACTCAGGAGGACCCGGCGCTAGAGATGGCCCTGCATGCTGGGAAGCTGCCTTTCCCTCCAGAGCAAG GCGATGACCTTCCCGAGCTGGACAACACCGCAGACTACTGGCTGGGCTCCATCGCTCGGGCAACCATGCAGACCTACTGCGACGCCATCATGCTCATTCCCCAACTGAGCACCCGTTCCACTAAACAGCTGGCCACGGATATCG ACTATCTGAGCAACGTGATGGACGCTCTGGGCCTGCAGCCGTCCCGCGCCCTGCAGCACATCGTCACCCTGCTGAGGGCCAAACCAGAAGACTACAGACAGACCACCAAGCTGCTGCCCCGCCGGCTGGCCTCCACCATCGCCGCTGTCCGCTGCATCGACTACTAA